A genomic segment from Chitinophaga flava encodes:
- the pckA gene encoding phosphoenolpyruvate carboxykinase (ATP), translating to MQMSSVRNPVADLRELGIENVSNVYYQLAPEKLVEQTIARKQGVLSDTGALAVNTGQFTGRSPKDKFIVKDTITADTVNWNDFNIPVSPEVFDRLYTKITAYFTGKDVWVRDCYACADEDYRVNIKVVTELPWSNLFAYNMFLRPNEDELDYIHTDWTVIQAPGFLADPAVDGTRQANFSMVSFSRKMIIIGGSAYTGEIKKGIFTILNYVLPHDKKVLSMHCSANQGAEGDTAVFFGLSGTGKTTLSADPSRKLIGDDEHGWTATGVFNFEGGCYAKCIDLSEEKEPQIFRAVRPGALLENIQFFPGTNKVNYTDCTITENTRVSYPLSYIDNALEPSVGGIPKNIFFLTCDAYGVLPPVSRLTPGQAMYQFISGYTAKVAGTEAGVTEPKSTFSACFGAPFIPLHPAQYAQMLGEKMREHKVNVWLINTGWTGGAYGTGSRIKLAYTRAMISAALKGELDNATFHQHPVFGFAIPSACPGVPDNILDPRNTWEDKAAYDEKAKDLANQFIRNFEKYAAAAEAEILAAAPKI from the coding sequence ATGCAAATGAGTAGCGTAAGGAACCCTGTTGCTGACTTACGGGAACTGGGCATAGAGAATGTGTCGAATGTATACTATCAACTTGCACCAGAAAAACTGGTAGAGCAGACAATCGCCAGAAAACAGGGCGTATTGTCCGACACAGGAGCGCTGGCCGTTAACACGGGCCAATTCACCGGAAGATCTCCCAAAGACAAGTTTATTGTCAAAGACACTATCACTGCCGACACTGTCAACTGGAACGATTTTAATATCCCTGTATCTCCAGAAGTTTTTGACCGTTTATACACAAAAATCACTGCTTATTTTACTGGTAAAGATGTTTGGGTGCGCGACTGTTATGCCTGTGCAGACGAAGATTACCGTGTAAACATTAAAGTGGTTACTGAACTTCCCTGGTCAAATCTGTTTGCCTATAATATGTTCCTTCGTCCCAACGAAGACGAACTGGACTACATACACACCGACTGGACCGTTATCCAGGCGCCCGGCTTCCTGGCAGATCCTGCCGTGGATGGCACACGCCAGGCTAACTTCTCCATGGTGAGCTTTTCCCGCAAAATGATCATTATCGGTGGCAGTGCTTATACCGGTGAAATCAAAAAAGGTATTTTCACCATTCTCAACTATGTGCTGCCACACGATAAAAAGGTTTTGAGCATGCACTGCTCCGCCAACCAGGGTGCAGAAGGCGACACCGCCGTTTTCTTTGGTTTGAGCGGTACCGGTAAAACTACCCTCAGCGCAGATCCTTCCCGTAAACTCATCGGTGACGATGAACACGGCTGGACCGCCACCGGCGTATTTAACTTCGAAGGCGGTTGTTATGCTAAATGTATCGACCTCTCTGAAGAAAAAGAGCCACAGATATTCCGTGCGGTACGTCCGGGTGCCCTGCTGGAGAACATTCAGTTTTTCCCAGGCACTAACAAGGTGAACTACACCGATTGTACTATCACCGAGAATACCCGTGTATCTTATCCGCTGTCTTACATCGACAATGCACTGGAACCTTCTGTAGGAGGTATTCCTAAAAACATATTCTTCCTGACCTGCGACGCCTATGGCGTATTACCGCCTGTTTCCAGGCTGACACCCGGTCAGGCTATGTACCAGTTCATTTCCGGCTACACCGCTAAAGTAGCTGGTACAGAAGCTGGCGTTACAGAGCCTAAATCTACCTTCAGCGCCTGCTTCGGTGCTCCGTTTATCCCGCTGCATCCTGCACAGTATGCACAGATGCTCGGTGAAAAGATGCGTGAGCACAAGGTAAATGTATGGCTGATCAACACCGGCTGGACCGGCGGCGCCTATGGCACCGGCAGCCGTATCAAACTGGCCTACACCCGCGCCATGATCTCTGCCGCCCTCAAAGGCGAGCTGGACAACGCCACCTTCCATCAACATCCTGTATTCGGTTTTGCCATCCCATCAGCCTGCCCCGGCGTTCCGGACAACATCCTGGACCCACGCAATACCTGGGAAGACAAAGCAGCCTATGACGAAAAAGCGAAAGATCTGGCCAACCAGTTCATCCGCAACTTCGAAAAATATGCTGCCGCCGCAGAAGCCGAAATACTCGCAGCCGCACCAAAAATCTGA
- the folD gene encoding bifunctional methylenetetrahydrofolate dehydrogenase/methenyltetrahydrofolate cyclohydrolase FolD, with protein MQILDGKLVSEAIKAQLAAQVAELKAAGKKVPHLAAILVGNNPASETYVASKVKSCAECGYNSTLLRFDEQISEKHLLDQIILLNENADVDGILVQLPLPKHINEELVINTIDPSKDVDGFHPMNVGKMVSGLPAFIPATPYGIMLMLEHYNIPTKGKHAVVIGRSHIVGTPVSILLSRNTYPGNCTVTLTHSQTQNLPEICRQADIIIAAIGKPDFVTADMVKEGAVVVDVGINRVADASKKSGFRLKGDVKFDEVAPKCSFITPVPGGVGPMTIAALLKNTYHANIGLKGSMN; from the coding sequence ATGCAAATTTTAGACGGTAAACTAGTTTCTGAGGCTATTAAAGCCCAATTAGCCGCTCAGGTGGCTGAATTAAAGGCTGCTGGTAAAAAAGTACCTCATCTCGCGGCGATCCTGGTTGGCAACAACCCTGCCAGTGAAACATATGTGGCATCAAAAGTCAAATCCTGCGCAGAATGCGGTTACAACTCCACCCTGCTCCGCTTTGACGAACAGATCTCCGAAAAACACCTGCTGGACCAGATTATCCTGCTCAATGAAAACGCAGATGTAGACGGTATCCTGGTACAGCTGCCGCTGCCTAAGCATATCAACGAAGAACTGGTGATCAACACCATCGATCCCAGCAAAGACGTAGATGGCTTCCATCCGATGAACGTAGGTAAAATGGTAAGCGGTTTACCGGCTTTCATTCCTGCCACTCCTTATGGTATCATGCTGATGCTGGAACACTATAACATTCCAACCAAAGGCAAACATGCCGTGGTAATAGGTCGCAGCCATATCGTAGGTACACCTGTCAGCATACTGCTGAGCCGTAATACCTACCCTGGCAACTGCACCGTTACCCTTACCCACTCCCAGACACAAAACCTGCCCGAAATCTGCCGCCAGGCCGATATCATCATCGCCGCCATCGGTAAACCGGACTTCGTGACCGCCGACATGGTAAAAGAAGGAGCTGTAGTAGTGGACGTAGGTATCAACCGTGTTGCTGACGCATCTAAAAAGAGCGGTTTCCGCCTCAAAGGAGATGTTAAATTTGATGAAGTAGCACCTAAATGCAGCTTTATCACGCCTGTGCCCGGTGGTGTAGGTCCTATGACCATCGCCGCATTGCTGAAAAATACCTATCATGCCAACATCGGCCTGAAAGGAAGTATGAACTAA